A genomic window from Ischnura elegans chromosome 10, ioIscEleg1.1, whole genome shotgun sequence includes:
- the LOC124167153 gene encoding tigger transposable element-derived protein 4-like, producing the protein MNFTGRVKYLSITSKTSDKPAEKVSVIKEVEKGVKKKSEIAKDFGIPPNTLSTYLKNKYKILSSAEEFDKDRKRSREPGNPDVDNCVLKWFKQTRDKKVPVSGPLIRIKAEQFAKELGKQNFKASTGWLDDEKCHGGKLSKERITLLVGAYMDGSEKLPLLMIGKSANPRCFKNVKSKPVEYVSSSKAWMTSDLFAKWLMKLDKRFVKENRQVLLFIDNCTAHNTIPVMENVKVVFFAANMTSVVQPMDQGIIKNLKHFYRGLLVENILSGEGNSLKIKLDILEASRMCKQAWDKVKPETIKNCFKKAGFVKTDEESAERTELDEILPIDGWEDVAPNPIILYEDFLNVDENVAVCGELTDADIVAEVLDTETQNNEGSGDEIEGSRADEEETPVPSAADAMDYLREIRRFVESRNNVVLYRFLLLFRYGLLVIVRSLQTAVMQCSSAIAEDILRYCFLEKNNCGGTGWWAGWSFPPRWLGFKSRVGGDTVRYLL; encoded by the exons ATGAATTTCACTGGCAGAGTCAAATATTTGTCCATCACCTCGAAGACTTCGGATAAGCCAG CTGAAAAAGTCAGTGTGATTAAAGAAGTggaaaaaggagtaaagaaaaaatctgaaatcgcGAAAGACTTTGGAATTCCACCCAACACCCTATcgacttacttaaaaaataaatataaaattctcagCAGTGCAGAGGAATTTGATAAAGACAGGAAACGATCGCGAGAGCCAGGAAATCCAGATGTCGACAACTGTGTGCTGAAATGGTTCAAGCAGACAAGAGACAAGAAAGTTCCTGTAAGTGGTCCTCTGATTAGGATCAAGGCTGAGCAGTTTGCTAAAGAATtaggaaagcaaaattttaaagctaGCACTGGGTGGCTGGATG ACGAAAAGTGCCACGGAGGGAAATTAAGCAAAGAAAGAATCACGCTATTGGTTGGCGCTTATATGGATGGTTCGGAAAAGCTGCCTTTGCTAATGATAGGAAAATCGGCCAATCCTCGTTGCTTTAAAAATGTCAAGTCTAAACCAGTAGAATATGTCAGCAGTTCTAAGGCTTGGATGACAAGTGACCTTTTTGCGAAGTGGCTAATGAAGTTGGACAAAAGGTTTGTTAAAGAAAATCGACAGGTTCTCCTTTTCATCGACAATTGCACGGCACACAACACCATACCTGTAATGGAAAAtgtgaaagtggtttttttcgcAGCCAACATGACCTCTGTTGtccagcccatggatcaagggatcataaaaaatttaaaacacttttacaGGGGTTTGTTGGTCGAGAATATCCTGTCCGGGGAAGGAAACTCTCTCAAAATAAAGCTGGATATTTTAGAAGCATCGCGAATGTGTAAACAAGCGTGGGACAAAGTGAAAccggaaacaataaaaaactgttttaaaaaggCAGGTTTTGTTAAAACCGACGAAGAAAGCGCCGAAAGAACGGAATTGGATGAAATTCTACCAATCGACGGCTGGGAGGATGTGGCACCCAATCCAATCATCTTGTACGAGGACTTTCTGAATGTGGACGAGAATGTCGCTGTGTGCGGAGAACTAACTGACGCCGACATCGTAGCAGAAGTCCTAGACACCGAGACACAAAATAATGAAGGATCGGGGGACGAGATAGAGGGGTCACGAGCCGATGAAGAAGAAACGCCAGTACCGAGTGCAGCCGACGCTATGGACTACCTGAGAGAAATTCGGCGATTTGTGGAGAGCAGAAATAATGTTG ttctgtatagatttttgcttttatttcgctaTGGACTATTGGTAATCGTGCGTAGTTTGCAAACTGCAGTCATGCAGTGCAGTTCAGCtattgctgaggacattttaag ATACTGTTTtctggagaaaaataattgtgggGGCACTGGTTGGTGGGCTGGTTGGAGCTTCCCACCCCGTTGGCTCGGGTTTAAATCTCGAGTTGGTGGAGATACAGTCCGATACTTGCTTTAG